CTATACAAGcagtttctgtatttaattatagaatcatagaatggtttgagttggaagggacctcaaagcctatgCAATCCCatgccctgccatgggtagggacacctcccactggatcaggggctccaagccccatccaacctggccttgaacttctccagggatggggcagccacccctgctctgggcaacctgggccagggactccccaccctctcaagaaaaatttctctctaaaatctcatctcaatctcccctctccagctgaaaaccattccccctcatcctatccctgcagtcccttataaaaagtccctccccagctttcctggagcctgtttcaggactggaagctgctctaaggtctccttgaagccttctcttctccagactgaacaaccccaactctctcagcctgtcctcatacaggaggttctccagccctcggatcatctccgtggcctcctctggactctctccaacagctccatgtcgtccctgtgctcaggactccagaactggtcacaggcctccaggtgggtctcacagagtGGAGcggagggacagaatcccctccctccctgctggccccgccgctctggatgcagcccaggacacggttggttcttgggctgtgagcgcatattgccagctcatgttgagcttcttgtCAATGAGCAGCCCCAAGTCCATCTCCACAGGGCTTCTCCTACTTGAGTGTGGGTcacagagggtttccagaaccTTCAGCATCCCACCGAAACATAAAACCAGTCAGGTTGAGGTGGTTACATTCTCAGGTGTTTCTGCGTTCACAGACCTCACCACAGAATCACTTTCAGAAAGTGCTGAGTGTGttttctccagccccccaaGGGCTGAAACCAGACACGGAGAGGTCTTAAAAGGGAACGAGCAGTGCAGTGCTTTGAGCCAGCCTGGGGTTTTCAGAGGTTCGCTGAAATGCTGGAGGCGGCCCTGAAATTACTTGGCCACGTTTTCTTGAATACAGATGTAAAATAAGCACAAGTTATGCCGATGTCTCACAAGGTCCCTGTGCAGATCAGACCcatgaaaaagcaaaatcctgcaggttttgttttacctttttttccttgaacGAGCATGGATTCACTTCACGATAGGTTATACCGGTGCACTGAATTCCCTGTGGGTtacaaaaatcaagaaaacattTACTGTACAGCTTTGGAATGTCCTGTTTTTCTGCACAAAGGTGTGGGTTCTGCATCCACAGTGTCCATTATCAGATGGGAGCCTCTCCTGGAAAGAGAATTAAAGTGCTGCACCACTCACAGCCAGGCAGATGCTGACCCAGACACAaagtctgaaaacaaaactcaacCCCCAATCCCAGGCCCCTATTCCACAGGGATCCTGGTTTTGTTGGAAGCAGATAAAAATGGTGCAGTGACCAAGGTGGGTTTGTATTAATTTGAGGGAGGAGGAGTGTGTCACGTCAGCCTTTGggggtgaatcatagaatcatgggatggtttgggttggaagggacctcaaagcccacccagttccacccctgccatgggcagggacacctcccactggatcaggggctccaagccccatccaacctggccttgaacccctccagggatggggcagccaccactgctctgggcaacctgggccagggcctccccaccctcacagcaaaacatttcttcctaagatctcatcccaatctcccatctttcagctcaaaaccattccccctcatcctctccctgcactccctgatcaagagtctctccccagctttcctggagcccctttcagtactggaaggtcactgtaagttctctctggagccttctcttctccaggctgaacaaccccaactctctcagcctggccttgtacgggaggttctccagcccttgaatcacctttgtggcctcctctgggtcTGTTCCAACACTACGTGTTGCACGTTCCTCTGCTCAGTTGTAACTGTGAACTCGGATTCATCCACTCGACTGCTCCTCTGGAGGTGCTCGCagctgggagagcaggaggggctggagaagtgtCTTCAGTTGATTGCCAGTGCCTTTAATTGGAACTAAATATTAAGAGAAAGAAGGCCTTTCTTTAAAGAGatcaggaaaaggaagacatGTGCTTGGAGATAAGGAAAGATAAAAGCATTCCATGTAGAAAGGCCAGTGATAGAAATCAAGAGTTCATCTGCCAAGTCAGTACTTTTGTGGCCTCGTGACCGTGTGGAGCTTCCGTTCTTGGTACCTTTTCCCACACTAACTCTAAGCACCGCACCATTGCCATGGAGGCTCCTTTTCATTCATCCAAGAAGCTCAGCCCTACGGGGAGGAATTTCACAGCATTATAGATTGCAGaggttttaaaaacaagagTTAGATTCGCGGGTGCAGGTTGCATTTTGGGGTTTCCTTCATCTCTCGATTTCTCTTTGATGCAAGTGGTGCTGCCACCGAGGAGACAAGCAGGAGCCCTGGTGGCCGTGGGGAGGTGGGAGGCTGAGAAGCCGATTCCTGACATTTTTCATGGCTGTTTTCCATAAGCGAGTACAGAATTGTCCATGGGGTTGGCTTGCTGGCATCACAGGACTCAGATTTGCATACAGAGCCCTGCACTCCAGCCCGCTGCCCTTCCCTTAGCTGAGCCGGGGTCGCAATCTTGTGACAATATTTAGGATGGATGGACATATTTTAGGATGGATGTGTGCAATACACCAGAGCTTTAATGCCAGGTACATCTGTATTAGTTAATCCTGTGATTAAACACctcaaacaaaatgcaaatgtCCAGACTTTTAAAGATGTTGTAGTAGAGCCACGAAATTTCCATCTGTAATGATTTGAGTGCCTGCAGGTGATATTTCACATTAACACGGAGCACATGGCTGTCTCCTCCGTTTTACATCTTCTCTGCTAGAACTGAGCTGTGAACACCGAGGtggaattgaaaaaaaatataattcaaaGGGTAAGCGTGTCTCTTGGCCACCCAGTGAGCAAATGCCTCGGCTCCATCTAACTGAgcagcagcccccaggctctggcccaggttgcccagagcagtggtggctgccccatccctggaggggttcaaggccaggttggatggggcttggagcccctgatccagtgggagatctctctgcccatggcagagggttggaactgaatgggctttaaggttccttccaatccaaaccattccagggaTCTGTGATTCTCATCAGCCCTGGAAAAGACACAGGCGAGCAGATGGAGCTTTCCAGTAATCcaaagaattaatttctcaCACTACATCAAACTAGGTGGATGTAGTATTGCCATAGCAACCTGAGAAAGAACCCAACTGGGATCCTGGCAATCCTTTTAAATAGTCATAAATATACTTTTactcatctttttcttctccctcactATTGGCCCCCAACTTTtagttaatgtttttatttcacagtgaGAGTTCTCCTGCCTGAAGAgattttcataaagaaaaattatttgaaatatattttgcataatGCAAACTACATCGTACACCACTTTGAACATGCAGAGCGGGTGCTTCTTAGTCCTGAGGCAGATCACAAGATCCATGTAGCAGCCAGCTCTCATCTATTTTAACAGAGCAGAGTTTGGCCATGAAATACACGCTGGAGTAGCTGCAAATTGATGGAAGGATATCAAATCCACTTGCTTGGGCTTCACAGCCAGCACTGCAGCCACTGGTACCTGCCTCGGGTGGCAAATGTGGTCCCACAAGGACACTCGGAGTCAGCTCCAGCATCAGCGAGGGTGAAGTTCAGCATCCAGCCTGGACCTTAATGACAGTCCCAGTCCTGATCCAGGTCTGGTGCTGATGTCTGGGAAGGGCCATAGAACAAGGAAGATCCTGAAAGATGTCCTCCACACCTTCGATTAtgtgtttgtcttttctttttatggctCTTGAGACATTTGGGAGTTCTTTGGTGACATCTGcctacgggaaagctggggaggggctcttgatcatggatgggatgagggggaacagtttccAGCTGAAAGGGGGGAGAGTGAGATGAcgtcttaggaagaaacgttctgctgtgagggtgaggaggccctggcccaggttgcccagagcagtggtggctgctccatccctggaggggttcaaggccaggttggatggggcttggagcccctgatccagtgggaggtgtccccactATGGGcagggaactggatgggctttgaggtcccttccaacccaacccatcctaCAGTTCTTTGTAAGAGCTGGGATGCAGCGTTTGCAGGAACTCTGAAGAATTCTCCCAGGGCAGGTGTCAGAACTCCAACTGCAAACTTCCTTTCCAATCCTTAGGGAAGTGCCCACAAGAGGCTGTTGCCAGGGGCGGCGTCTGCAGCAAACAAGGGCTTTCCAAAGATCGCCAGCCGGTGGGCTCCGAGGCTCTTCCACGCTGATAAAAGGACTAGAGGAAAACACATCTCAGTCTCCATCTCTGTTGCATGGTAACCCTGTCAATTAATGACCACATAAGACCGATGCAAGTTTATCAGCTGGAAGGTGCCTCGTTAACCTCCTACAACAACTGCTCCGTAAGTGATCTTAGGGCAGAATGTTTATGGCTGGAGTCCGGATGGAAATAACTTGTGAAGCTTTATTTGTTAATTAAATGCATTTGTGTATACATTTGGTGGAATAGGATTTCTAGGAATGCCTGTTCCTTTGAGAAGTGGGACAAGAGCTCTTGGCTCACCAGTGGGCCACACTCAGGGCTAGCAGAGCTGCCAGCTGGGCCAGTGTCCAGGCAGCCTGGGCAACCAGTGAGTCCCCCCAtctcccttcttttccccctcatcttcctcctttcccccctcatctccctccttttccccttcaactcccccttttccctcatcttcctcctttcccccctcatctccctccttttccccttcaactcccccttttcccccatctccctcctttccccccctcacctccctccttttccccgctcatttccctccttttccccctcatttccctccttttcccccctcattttcctccttccccccctcatttccctcctcACCTCCCTCCATTTCCCCACTCACCTCCATTTCCCCCACCTCCCTCCATTTCCCCACTcacctccccccttcccccctcatttccctccttcccccccctcatttccctccttcccccccctcatttccctcctttcccccctcacctccctccttttcccccctcacctccttccttttcccccctcacctccttccttttcccccctcacctccttccttttccccctcacctccttccttttccttttccccctcacctccttccttccttatcccccctcatttccctccttccccccctcatttccctccttccccccctcatttccctccttccccccctcatttccctccttcccccctcatttcccccctttccctcttcatttccctccttccccatctccctccatttcccctcatctcccccttttcccccttcacctccctcctttccccccttcccctccctccttttccccccttcccctccctccttttccccccttcccctccctccttttccccccttcccctccctccttttccccccttcccctccctccttttccccttcatcTTCTCCCCCTcatctccctccttttccccccttcacctccctcctttttcccttcatctttccccctcatcttagccccttcccccccgccatcttcccccttcccccccgtTGGGCTCCGGGGGCCGCGCTGCCCCCTGGCGGCCTCTGGCGGCTCTGCATGGCGGCTGCCGCCTCTCCCaccctttcccctcttcccgCTGCCGTTATCCCACCTTTTCCCCCCTTGGAGCCGCTTTTCCGCGGGGCTGCTCCCAGCACAAGCCTCCaatcccacccccatccccactccCCTTCTCCTCAATATCCAGGAACCCTTGGAAATGCCAAAACCAGTGGAGAAGACGGACAAATCCAGCCAGGAACGATGATGGAGAGCAGCGAGTCTTTAATAAATTAGCACAATAAACAGCGTTTCTATCTATTCTGTCGCCCTGTGTCAGCAGAAGGCAGGAGTTAAGCAGAAACATTGATTTCCCAGTGTGGTGCTGACCTCAATCCAAAGGCGAGCATCCACTTGGACATCCTCCTAGGTGATGCCCGACGATATGGGACTTAAAAACCTAAACCCATCGCTTTTTTTGTAAGCCAGAGGTCAGGCTCCCAACGAGAAAGCCGTTAAATTACCGTATGATTTCATCCAGCTGTCTCCTAGCAGAAGCGATTAAAAGCAAGTGATctaatttttccccttttaagaaataaagtatTCCCGCTCCTCAAAGGTCGATGAGCGCATCAAAGGCATCGGAAGGATCATCTGTTACATTAAAAAAGGATGCGATGTGCAGTGTCCAGGTCTCTGATTCTGCTCATAACCAGGAGCTGAACTGATCAGGAATCTCGATCGGTTAGTCCCAAGCTGGGCAAGTGCACGGTGGAGTCCGGTGGCCACGAGGGCCCCTCAGTCGTCATCCCGGACGTATTGTCCTGCCTCCCAGCGCTGGGCCATGAGGCTCTTGTGCCGAATCACCCGGGTGCTCTCCACAACCTACAGAGACCCCAAGGCACCGCGAGTTTtataaagaagatatttttataaatcatagaattgggttggaagggaccttaaagttcatccagttctacccctgccacgggcagggacacctcccactggatcaggggctccaagccccatccaacctggcctggaacccctccagggatggggcagccaccactgctctgagaaACGTcagccagggcctcctcaccctcatagcaaaacatttcttcctaagatctcatcccaatctcccatctttcagctcaaaaccattccccctcattccaTCCCtgctcaagagcccctccccagctttcctggagcccctttcagcgctggaagctgctctaaggtctccctggagccttctcttctccaggctaaacaaccccaactctctcagcctggttCTCCAACCCTCAGATCATCTATTTTTCAGGATGCCCTCCCAGCGAGGAGCCCCTCCCTTGGTGTTCAATCTGCTGGACAGTGGTCACACCACATCCCGCCCAAGGCGATGCCCACCCAAACGATGCccctggctctgctggagcCAAGACCCTGCCCATCCCATCCAACTCCAGGACCTGGGACCAGGACATGAGGAgtcagagcagctccagcagagccCTCGAGCACGTGAAGGGCTTTACCTCTGTGTTGATCTTGTCAACAGGTTCAATGCCGGCGTACtgtgaaaagaggggaaaaaaggttcAGATAACAGCAACCTTGCAGGGAAATATCCAGAGGCAGCTGGATATGGCCTATTGGAGGGTCAGGCTGCTGGATAGGGGAGAGGTGAGGTGGGACAGTGCATGCAGTTGTGCCCTCGAGCCCTTCCTGGAGTGGGGTGACAGCTCAGGGTAGGACCCTGCTGTCCTGTAGGTCCCCTGCAACCCTCCCAGCACGGACACCGACCTGGGGGCTCAGCCCAACCCTTCACCAGTGCCACCACCTCCAGATCTCCCACTGAGCtgagcagctgctcctccagctccagggTCCTACAGCCCCAGAGCCACCAGCCCCTCAATCACATCCTGCCCGGTGTGGGCGGTATGggtgcattcaccttgccttctTCCTTCACCCTCTTCCTCCGCTCCTCGAAGGGGCTGGAACGAGCCGAGTCGGAGGTGAGGGTCTCTGTGCTGCCCTGGGAAGGACCGGCCACTCTCAGCGGGGTGAAGGACGAGATCAGCCCCAGGACCCCTGCCTGGTGTGGGGTTGGAGTGGAGACAGGAGACCCAGACACCGAGTAGCTGCCGCTGACACCTGAGGCGGCTTCAAGAGAAAGAATCATCATGGGGGTGAGGGACACCAGGACCactcctggggctggggctccaGATGGAGGAGAGCTCCTGCCCCACACTGGCCTCCTTGGCTGGTCCAGTGGGTTTGGTCATGGCTGGGACCCTGTGTCTGGGTGCCAGCCAGGAGTCGTAAGGGGAGGGAGATGCATGAGCTGGGCACTACTGGGTGCTTCCAGCACTGTTTTCTGCAGTAACGCGACTCACAGTCATCAAAACTTGAGAAGTTCTGGAATCAAAAGCTGTGCTGCTCTCGCAGAGCCCATCCCTCATCATCATCAGTTCCCTacagctgctctgccctggaCAGGCTTGGCTGGCTCCAGGGACTGCACTTCAACCACTTCTGGCTGACCACACAATCCCAGCCAAGGAGACTTATTTCTCCTGGGACAACTTGCTACCAACCCATGGGAGTCCTTACAAGGCAACTCAGCAAATCATTGCAGGGAGAAACTTGCAGCTAGACTCTTCCAGGCTGGTACTCAATGTTTTCCACCCGTAACTGTCGCCACTGGCCCCTGCTGTGGCCACTCTTGCCCTTACGGAGAGCCCAGGGCACCTCTGGCTGCTGGCCATGAGAGGCATCTCATGCAGACTGTGGACATCATCTGTAAGGTCTTCCTATGCCTGGAAGAGGTACCTGCTGACCTCCTCAAGGAGGTCCCTTTGGATGGACACCCCATGGTGCCATTCCTGCCCCCTCTGATGGTTCCTGCTGAGACTCAGAGCCACAAGGCACAGAACGGGAGGGCAGGAGCGATGCCCACAGTTGCTCTGTCCCCAGCCCGctgttcctctcctccccttACCGGAGCTGTGCCGCGAGCGGGAGCTCTCCTGGGGAACGCCGTCACTGCTGACCACAGAGTAGCCCTCTATCAGCTGCCGCCTCCGCcgctgctcctgcagctcctcttcccTTTGCAGGTCATTCCGGATCTCCTCCTCAATCAGCAATGATGTCTGGGGCTTCCAGGTCCTCAGCTTGTACTGCTCCTCTCGGCCATCCTCCCTCCTTAGTGGATTCTGTGTCCCCATGTCGTCCACAAAGGAGACCTTGGGCTtccagaaggagagagagaagtaCTCTCTGGGCAGGACAGCCGTGTCGGTGGGGCTTAGGGTGGAGCTGGGAAGCCTTCCTCCCTGGGAATCCTCACTCCTCCATTTGCTGGCGCTAGCGGAAACGTGCTGGGACACCAGAGGCTGGTCCTGGCTCTTCTCGCTGGCAACAAAGTGCGGGTGGGACGCCTGGAAGTGTGTGATGCTCACTGAGTATCTGGGAAGgttccttccttccctggtgTCTTCTACAGGTTGGGGGCTGTAGCTCGTGGGCTGCTCCACCACAAACTCATTGACCAAGCTCCTTGGCTCATCTGCCTTCCTCGTCAGGGTGGGCTTCTGCAGAGGGGGCTCCTCCTGCTCAAACACCCTCCTGCGCTCGTCCAGCTCCTGCTGCGTTCCCCTGTCATATGTCCCCAGCAGCCTCCCTTGCCTCTTCAGATCTTCCTCACGCTTGGTTTCCTGCTCGATTTCCCTCTGGACGTAAAGGGAAGCGCGgcctttgtcttttcctttcctgccgGGGCCGGGAGAGGCTTGCATGGAGAGGAAAGGCTTGGTCTGGATCTCCACCAGCTCATTGCTGGAGGTCAGCCGCTGGATCCCCCTCTCCTTCCAGAggctttcctccctctccattGCCATGCGGATCTCCCGCTCAATGGGCGTCTCATTGCTGATCTTTGTCTCCTTGTCCAGGCCATTGCTGCTGGTCCTCAGATCCACAAGGCCATTGAAGGTCTCGTTGGATGCACTTCCATCACTAGTGTAGCCTGCATTGCCTTCATTATACATCTCACCCAAGCCAGAGTCCAAGTCCTCTCTGGAAGATGCTTTGGTCAAGCTGGACATATTCCTGGTGGGATATGACCTGTCAGTATCAGCCCTTCTGGGAGCGTAAACCTCCTTCACAGGTGTCTTGTAGGATGCACTATAAACCTGGTAAACATTCTTGTCTGTCCTGCCCTGCCCAGATGCACCAGCACCACCATAACCTCTCACAGGCTTCGTGGCCATCTCAGGGCTGCGCCAGTCCTGTCTAGAGACTCTTGTTATTGGCTGTGGCTGTGGAGACATGGCCTGTTGCCCTGGGCTGAAGAAAGAGCCTGGGTTGGTCTTTTCCAGCATCAGGAACTGCTGTCGAGCAGCAGAGAAGTTGATCTGCTCTGTGTCAATATTTTCAGGGTCAACAGGTGTTGCTGCCCTCCTCGAGGAAGGTTTGTCAAAGGAAACAGCAAAGGTGGTGGTGAAGCTGCCCGAGTCCTTGCTTTCACCCTGGCTGCCGGCATTTAGAGAGTTCAGCTCATCCAGGGAGCTCCACCTCTCAGCTATGGTGGAGCTCTTCTTCATCACCTGGCTCCGGATGACCTCCCTCCTCTCGTCCGCGAGCTCCCTGGCTTTCTCAGGTGAGATGTTTGGCGGAGGGACCCTGtactgttcctcctcatcctcatcgTAAAGCTTCGAGGGCTTCCTCTCGCCTTTGTAAACCCTGACGTCGTACAAGCTTCCTGACCTCACCACCTCCAGCTTGGACTCCCTGTCTGGGGATGGTGTCCAGACATCTTTTCCACCATCCAGGAAATGTGAAGGTGACCTTGACCTCATTTTCCAGCCATTTTCCACCTTCTGGCTGCTGTGTTGAATGGAGCCAAACACATCATCGTCACTGTTGGCCCTCTGCTCCCCGAATGAGTCGGCGTCGTTAAAGCTGTGTTTGTGCGAGGTCTGTGGGACCTGGAAGACCAGATGTCTGGTGACTCTGTCCATCTCCTGGGGAGAGTCAGCATTCAATCCTCAGCCAACCTTGTCCTGGACCAGGGACACTGCTCAGCTTCGAGGTCGCCCTTGGACTCCTGGCTCACCGGAGGATGAGGGGCAGGACCTGGCTGGCCCTGCAAGAAGGAGGGGACAGAGGATGTTAAGAACAGCAGAAGGAGCAGAGGTTGCGGCTGCGCAGCTccccaccgccctgggcagctccTGCCACCTCCAGCACAGGCACCCTCACAACTCACCACATCCACCAGGTAAGGAgcaatcatggaatgatttgagctggaagagacctcaaagcccatccagtttcaccccgtgccatgagcagggatacctcccaccagatcGGGGTCTTGAACATCTTGCTAGCCATGGGTGGCTCTGGAAGCATCCgctcatggcagggaggggcaTCAGTGGCACTGAGTCCACCTCTGCCTGGAATTTCTCCTTGTACATTTGTGTGAAGGAGGCTATTGAAACAGCAGGGATCATAAAATGATTCCATGGCTC
Above is a window of Phaenicophaeus curvirostris isolate KB17595 chromosome 28, BPBGC_Pcur_1.0, whole genome shotgun sequence DNA encoding:
- the MISP gene encoding mitotic interactor and substrate of PLK1, which produces MDRVTRHLVFQVPQTSHKHSFNDADSFGEQRANSDDDVFGSIQHSSQKVENGWKMRSRSPSHFLDGGKDVWTPSPDRESKLEVVRSGSLYDVRVYKGERKPSKLYDEDEEEQYRVPPPNISPEKARELADERREVIRSQVMKKSSTIAERWSSLDELNSLNAGSQGESKDSGSFTTTFAVSFDKPSSRRAATPVDPENIDTEQINFSAARQQFLMLEKTNPGSFFSPGQQAMSPQPQPITRVSRQDWRSPEMATKPVRGYGGAGASGQGRTDKNVYQVYSASYKTPVKEVYAPRRADTDRSYPTRNMSSLTKASSREDLDSGLGEMYNEGNAGYTSDGSASNETFNGLVDLRTSSNGLDKETKISNETPIEREIRMAMEREESLWKERGIQRLTSSNELVEIQTKPFLSMQASPGPGRKGKDKGRASLYVQREIEQETKREEDLKRQGRLLGTYDRGTQQELDERRRVFEQEEPPLQKPTLTRKADEPRSLVNEFVVEQPTSYSPQPVEDTREGRNLPRYSVSITHFQASHPHFVASEKSQDQPLVSQHVSASASKWRSEDSQGGRLPSSTLSPTDTAVLPREYFSLSFWKPKVSFVDDMGTQNPLRREDGREEQYKLRTWKPQTSLLIEEEIRNDLQREEELQEQRRRRQLIEGYSVVSSDGVPQESSRSRHSSAASGVSGSYSVSGSPVSTPTPHQAGVLGLISSFTPLRVAGPSQGSTETLTSDSARSSPFEERRKRVKEEGKYAGIEPVDKINTEVVESTRVIRHKSLMAQRWEAGQYVRDDD